Below is a genomic region from Nitrospira sp..
CCAGAAACCCTTCGATCTCAACAAACTCCTTCAGGCCGTACAGGAAGAACTGGCAGCCAAGTAGCCTTCCTTCCCCACCCACGAATAATCCCGGCACTGCCTCCTCCGATATCGTTTCCCGGTCGCACCCGATCCATTCCACCTCAAGTTGACAGTCTGTTGTGCCGATGAAGAAGGACAGAAGCCCCTTATCGCGAATCGGTATGCGTAGCACATTGAACTCAACTCCGGCAGGTTTGTCAGCATGGGATATCATCGAAAGAGTCCGCGATTCGACGTCAACTTCGGGAGCACCTTTGCCGGCGAAACGCTCGCGGGCCAGGGCACTATTACCAATCTGTCCGTAGGCGGCTGCAGTATCGAGTCGAAGATATCGCTACCGGCCCAAAGCGTGGTTGGACTGAAAATCCAGCTCCCGGATTCCCATTGGCCATTGGAAATCACTGAGGCTATCGTCCGATGGGTGCGAGGCACTACATTCGGTCTGGAGTTTCAAACTTTATCCGAGCCGGACGCCGCCCGGCTTCAGCAGCTGCTTTTTGACCTCGATCAGGGGCCGCTGGTGGTCATGCAACGTCCCGCACACTGACATGCGAACCAGGACCAAAATACTGATCGTCGACGATAGCCCGGACTTCCAACTGCTTGTGAAAGCGTTTCTCTCTGAAGAAAGCTATCTCGTCCTCTCCGCCGGTGACACGCTCCAAGCCACCGGATCAGCTCTCCGCGAAAAACCCGCGCTCATTGTGGTCGATATCGGCCTGCCGGGCGGAGACGGCTGGATGCTACTCGATCGACTCAAGACGAATGCCTTAACCAAACACATTCCCGTCATCGTTGTGACGGGACAAGGCAAGATCGGTCTCGAAGAGAAATCGAAATCTAAAGGAGCGGCCGGGTTCCTTAAAAAACCCTTCGAGAAAGCCATATTCATCAATACGATCGATGCCCTCCTCAACCCTTCAACTCCCAGTCCTGCTCCGTCAATCACCACAACCCATGCACCAGCGTAGCCCTTCCCACATGACATCCGGTCGGCTTTCTCTGAGACATGGAGGTCTCCGGGCTGCAGCACAGCAGACAACTCGCTCGTAAAACGCGCCACGACAGAAACAGTATTTACTGGAAGTCTTTCCAGAGGATCTGAGAGGATCACGGAAGCCGACAGTGATGGGACCCGCGATGTGGCAGGAGAGTGCTCGACGCTTATGTGGCTGACGTTCTGGATTCTGTACAGCTTCCTCATCCTCGCCAGTGGCGTTTACGGGTCCGACTTCGTCGGCCATTCCCATTGGGACTATGTCATTTGGATTCCACCGTTCGACGAGATACGATCACTTCAATTCTGGCTGGACATTATTGTGAACGTCGCCCTCTACGCCCCCTTGGCCGTCCTGTTCCTCCAACATCGGAATTCGAACAACCGATCAGCCCTCCTCACGGCCGTGATTGTGGGCTTACTCCTTTCCTGTACCGTCGAACTGTATCAAGTGTACTCCCACAATCGCCGCCCTTCGCCCTTGGATATTGTCTGCAACCTCAGCGGCACCATCCTCGGAGCGCTACTCTGGCAGGTTTGGCGAAAATCTCTCGGGCAACCCGCTCAACCCAAAGCGCCAGCTATTCCCATCCCATAGGCTCATAGCCGCGCTCCTGCAGGCAACGATTCACAAACTGCTTGAACGCCTGACTGGGCGGCGACTTCCGAAACAAGCCACGGAGCAGTCCGCCGGTTGCCCCGCTCGCCGCCCCGACCATCGCACCGCGCCCGGGATGTCCGACGACCGCCCCGCCCACAGCGCCGGCCGCTGATCCAATCGCGCCACCCGCCGTCGTACTCCCGGCCACGTGGCCGCTCTTCCCTTGGCTCGGCGTCGCTCCAGCTTCTTTGGCCATAGCAGAACAGTTCTCGATGTCCTGCTCCGCAGCAGACTCCCCGACCTGACGCAAATGGGCATTGGGATAGAGTATCGGCTTAGGCGCCGCGCACCCGGAAATCAGAAAGAGGCAGGAGCACAGCAACAACAACTGGCGTGATGGTGAGGTCATCTCATGAGCTTCAACGATCTGACTTGGATTCCGTTTACGACTCCACTAGCGTCCGCCCGATAGTTCTTTCCGTACAAGCCCCCGCATCATCACGGGATCGTTGTAGGCGACCTCGCTCAGCGCATCCAGGATGTGAATGCCCTTGGCTGCGGCCAGGTCCTTCGCCTTCAGGTAATTCTTCGCACCGAACCGCGCCACCGACGACTGGCCGTTCACAATCTGGCAAGCCAACACCTCCGCACCGACGTCCAACGTGCCGCCCTCTTCGATCAGATGCTTGGCTTGCGCCACCGCAATCCCGTGCAACTGCGCAAACTCCTCCAGTCCGCCCGTCTCGACCAGCCGTCCGTCCGGCATGATGCAGAGCCGTTTGAAGTGCGGCGACCAGTCCTTGCGGAAATCGATGTACTTGATATCGCCGCCCTTCGCCACGGCCCGATCGATCATGCGGTAGTCTAACCCCAGATTCTTCTGCTCCAGCTTTTCCTTCAACTCATCCGGCAACGTGCGATGGAAAATCTCATAGGCCGCCTCAGCCATCGAAAGCGACCGGGCACGAGCCAAATGCTCCGTCTCGGCAAACTGCATCAAATCCAGGACAAACGTTCGCTTCGGCAACAGACCCGTCGGATCGATCACACAGGCAAAGAGCCCGCGGGTCAAGAGTCCACCTTCCGCAGGATAGACATAGACCCCGCCCTGAGTCAGCAACTCCGTCATCGTCGCCAGCGGCACTCCATAGCTTTCGGACAGAATCTTGGCATGGCCGGGAAGATCTTCAGGAAGCGTCGTCGCACAAGCCGTGACGTTTCCAGGGGCATCGAATTCCGAATAGTCCTCGATGACGTTATAGAGGACCGGCAGTTTCGGCTTCTCGCTTTTCTTCTTAATCTTAAACATCCAAGACGTCCGTTCAAGCTATTGGTTTTACTGAATGCATGCCGCTATCGACTCAGATGGTGGTAGGCAGCCAATGTCATCATTCTGCGATCCTCCACCGGTCCGCCGATCGTAAAGTGATACAGCGATTGAAAGGACAAACCCTGCACGCCCAGCATCTCATGAACCGGGTCATCGAAGAAACAGCCGATCCCCGTCCCTCGCACCCCGGCCGCCTCCGCCTCCAAATACAATACCTGGCCAAGCAATCCGGCCTCCCAGAACAACCGAGGATAAAACCAGGCCCCCGCCTGACGCAAGCGTCCTTCAAACTCAGCCAACATGCCCAGCGAGAACGCGCTGTCCGCGGCAATCTCTTGATGGCAACTCACCTGCGCCGCCGCACGCTTAGCATCACCCTCGAGCAACCAATAGAGCGCTAAATCATCAGGGCATCCCGGCGGCTGCGTCCAGACCAGCTCCGGATTGAGCGACTGCTGAACCAGCGGCAGCTTCGCTCGATCCCGCACCAGGACATAGAGACCGGGCGCCAGCCCCTCGACGCGATGCACAAAGATCATCAAATGAATCGCCGAATCATGAGGCCACAGATCCCAGGGCATCGGCCGCTCCAACTGAGGACGTTCGGCGCGCGGCATTACCCGTTGCAGCATGCGAAAGAAGACCGCCGACGAAATCGATGTCCGTCCATCAAACGACACGGCGCTTCGACGCTGACGGATGATTTGGCCGGCCGGAGGCCCGGCGTCGCCCGTCACTCCTGAAGCGTCGATCGTCCCAGGAAGAGGACGCGACAACACCGGCTGCTCCTGCGACAACTTCCACGAAGCATCGGCGACCGCGTCGATCGCCTCCCAATGAACTCCGTGCTCCCCGCTCAGTCGATTCGCTTTCCCCTGCCAGGACACATTTGAGAGATCCTTGACCAGAGCCGCATCGAGAGAGAGGGGGATGTCTGAAGACCAGGGCTCCTCGGTCTCGCGTGGCCACAGCACACAGAGACAATCCGGATGCTCCGGTTCGACCTCGGCAAAATCATCCGGGCGATTCGTGCCTAACAACAAGGCCACACAGTTCTGCTCCACCCCGTCCAGCAGCGCCATGTTCCATCCCAGCGTCGCCGCTGCGACCCGCGCAGACCCAAGGGCATGCCCGATGTCGTGATTGCAGTAGCGAAACGCCCTCTCGCCATACTTCCAGGCTTCCCGCCAATGCACCGACGAGAGACCGAACAACAGTGCTTTGCGAGGAAACGGAGCGAGCAGCCGCGCGAGCAGCTCAGCCGGATATGCCGCCCGCCGCTCCAGCCCATGTTCTTTCGGCGCATAGTGGTAGAGCCCCGGCTGTATGTCGAGTCCGCCGATCTGCGGCAGGACCACATAGCCTTCCGTCGGATGGAGATTACCTGAAGAGGGATTGCTCCGCAGCGCCCATTCCGTCTCTCCGCCTTTCTTCCAGGCAGACAGGGCCAGGGCAAATTCAAAAAACCGGGAAAGCGAACGCAGGGTGACCGGCTGAGAGGGAACCGCCCCCTGCTGATAGATCGCGTCATAGGCCGGCGAGATGGGCTCCTCATCAGGCTTCAATAAGGGTAACGGAATCAGCTCCGCCCCGGCGAAGCGCCGAAAGGGATTAGGCTGATTCGCCCAATCCAGATACCCCATCGACCGGGCATAGCGATTAAAATGATGCTTCGTCTGGATGTGATAGCGGATAACCTGATCGACCGGATCAGTCGAAGCGAGATCCGCAGACGGAGGGAAAGATGGCTTCTCAGTACCCATGGTAATCGTAAAGGCAGTCTACAGAGCAGCGGGAAGGAAAGTAAACGCGCCGGGCCCTTGCCCTTCTTCGCTCAACTCATTACATAGGTTGGGCGCTGCCGTTTTTGTAAAGTGACAACCAGCCTTCTCTTGGACCATCGCCAGCTGCCATTCAAGACAAGATACCTAAAGACTTCTCCCTCCCCGTCCGATAAGGGTCTGTCGAATTCTATTCTATTCTCATCTCATGGAGGCTTTATCATGTCCGGACTCATTCAGGAATTGAAAGAACAGCATACCCAGCTTCTCTCGATCCTCCATCTGGCGAAAACCAACGGCTTCGCCACCCCCGAAACACGGGAGCTCTTGCGCTCGGCACGAACGGGCCTGCTGGATCATCTGCGCAAAGAAGACCTTGAACTGTACCCGGTGTTGCACACAGCGGCAGTGAAGAACTCCTCTATCAAAGAAACCTTGGACACATTTGCGAAGGATATGGCCGAGACGTCGAAACTAGCCATTGGCTTCTTCAAGAAATGCGATCAAGGCGGAACGGATCACGATCTGTCGAAGGAGTTTGGCCTGCTCCTGGCCAAGCTGCGCAGTCGCATTCGCCGTGAGGAAGAATTACTCTATCCCCTCTACGAACAGATCTCCGCTAAAAGAGCTGCATAGATACGGCG
It encodes:
- a CDS encoding PilZ domain-containing protein, giving the protein MGYHRKSPRFDVNFGSTFAGETLAGQGTITNLSVGGCSIESKISLPAQSVVGLKIQLPDSHWPLEITEAIVRWVRGTTFGLEFQTLSEPDAARLQQLLFDLDQGPLVVMQRPAH
- a CDS encoding response regulator gives rise to the protein MRTRTKILIVDDSPDFQLLVKAFLSEESYLVLSAGDTLQATGSALREKPALIVVDIGLPGGDGWMLLDRLKTNALTKHIPVIVVTGQGKIGLEEKSKSKGAAGFLKKPFEKAIFINTIDALLNPSTPSPAPSITTTHAPA
- a CDS encoding VanZ family protein, which encodes MWLTFWILYSFLILASGVYGSDFVGHSHWDYVIWIPPFDEIRSLQFWLDIIVNVALYAPLAVLFLQHRNSNNRSALLTAVIVGLLLSCTVELYQVYSHNRRPSPLDIVCNLSGTILGALLWQVWRKSLGQPAQPKAPAIPIP
- a CDS encoding glycine zipper family protein; amino-acid sequence: MTSPSRQLLLLCSCLFLISGCAAPKPILYPNAHLRQVGESAAEQDIENCSAMAKEAGATPSQGKSGHVAGSTTAGGAIGSAAGAVGGAVVGHPGRGAMVGAASGATGGLLRGLFRKSPPSQAFKQFVNRCLQERGYEPMGWE
- a CDS encoding SagB/ThcOx family dehydrogenase, translating into MGTEKPSFPPSADLASTDPVDQVIRYHIQTKHHFNRYARSMGYLDWANQPNPFRRFAGAELIPLPLLKPDEEPISPAYDAIYQQGAVPSQPVTLRSLSRFFEFALALSAWKKGGETEWALRSNPSSGNLHPTEGYVVLPQIGGLDIQPGLYHYAPKEHGLERRAAYPAELLARLLAPFPRKALLFGLSSVHWREAWKYGERAFRYCNHDIGHALGSARVAAATLGWNMALLDGVEQNCVALLLGTNRPDDFAEVEPEHPDCLCVLWPRETEEPWSSDIPLSLDAALVKDLSNVSWQGKANRLSGEHGVHWEAIDAVADASWKLSQEQPVLSRPLPGTIDASGVTGDAGPPAGQIIRQRRSAVSFDGRTSISSAVFFRMLQRVMPRAERPQLERPMPWDLWPHDSAIHLMIFVHRVEGLAPGLYVLVRDRAKLPLVQQSLNPELVWTQPPGCPDDLALYWLLEGDAKRAAAQVSCHQEIAADSAFSLGMLAEFEGRLRQAGAWFYPRLFWEAGLLGQVLYLEAEAAGVRGTGIGCFFDDPVHEMLGVQGLSFQSLYHFTIGGPVEDRRMMTLAAYHHLSR
- a CDS encoding hemerythrin domain-containing protein, encoding MSGLIQELKEQHTQLLSILHLAKTNGFATPETRELLRSARTGLLDHLRKEDLELYPVLHTAAVKNSSIKETLDTFAKDMAETSKLAIGFFKKCDQGGTDHDLSKEFGLLLAKLRSRIRREEELLYPLYEQISAKRAA